From Rhododendron vialii isolate Sample 1 chromosome 10a, ASM3025357v1, the proteins below share one genomic window:
- the LOC131303199 gene encoding uncharacterized protein LOC131303199, with amino-acid sequence MPKETGVPSLSSDRPTASPYASTAETAATMNMLKKLVRSVLYNKESMEEAKCLICMEPPHNAVILNCSNLEKGCRPYMCGSSNRLSNCLNHFLKSPSSTPTPSCPLCRGKVNKWIFISRFSRFMNSIPRSCSVKTCEFIGNYLELENHASLEHPSVRPSVVDPVLMQDWTRLQCVILFITPRSCSFETCEFIGNYLELKNHASLEHPSVRPSVVDPVLMQNWRRFQRERDLGDRNLIVSGSDFESVVAANEESDAVTARLESFMVDLPQHQVRPMRLLVEGRAAKRTKLLESSLKA; translated from the exons ATGCCCAAGGAAACAGGAGTCCCTTCACTCTCGTCTGATAGGCCCACCGCATCTCCGTATGCTTCCACCGCTGAAACCGCCGCCACGATGAACATGTTGAAAAAGCTTGTACGATCAGTACTTTATAATAAGGAATCCATGGAAGAAGCTAAATGCTTAATCTGCATGGAACCCCCTCACAATGCAGTAATCTTAAATTGCTCTAACCTCGAAAAAGGATGTCGCCCTTACATGTGCGGCAGCAGCAACCGCCTCTCAAACTGTCTcaaccattttcttaaatcACCTTCCTCGACCCCAACACCTTCGTGCCCACTTTGCCGAGGGAAAGTCAACAAGTGGATTTTTATATCGCGCTTTAGTCGGTTCATGAATTCCATACCGAGGAGTTGTTCTGTCAAGACTTGTGAATTTATAGGGAATTATCTGGAACTAGAGAACCATGCCAGCCTTGAACATCCGTCAGTTAGGCCATCAGTAGTGGACCCTGTTCTCATGCAGGATTGGACGAGGTTGCAGTGCGTTATTCTGTTCATCACACCGAGGAGTTGTTCTTTCGAGACTTGTGAATTTATAGGGAATTATCTGGAACTAAAGAACCATGCCAGCCTTGAACATCCGTCAGTTAGGCCATCAGTGGTGGACCCGGTTCTCATGCAGAATTGGAGGAGGTTTCAGCGCGAGAGGGACTTGGGGGATAGGAATTTGATCGTTTCCGGTAGTGATTTCGAGAGTGTTGTTGCTGCGAATGAAGAATCGGATGCTGTCACTGCCCGGCTTGAATCCTTCATGGTTGATCTTCCACAGCACCAAGTT CGTCCCATGCGTTTGTTGGTCGAGGGTAGggctgctaaacgaaccaagctactTGAATCTTCCTTAAAAGCTTAG